Proteins co-encoded in one Zootoca vivipara chromosome 3, rZooViv1.1, whole genome shotgun sequence genomic window:
- the LYRM2 gene encoding LYR motif-containing protein 2: MASSRLPPTALTLKQFLRRQQVLQLYRKILKAIRQVPNETDRHYLRDWAREDFKRNKSATDEDTIRMMITQGNLQLEELERTLKLAKS; this comes from the exons ATGGCGTCGTCCCGGCTGCCCCCGACCGCGCTCACTCTGAAGCAg TTCCTGAGGAGGCAGCAGGTCCTTCAGTTGTATAGAAAAATTCTGAAGGCTATTCGTCAGGTGCCTAATGAAACTGATCGCCATTACCTCAGGGACTGGGCAAGGGAAGACttcaaaagaaacaaaagtgCTACAGACGAG GATACAATTAGGATGATGATCACTCAGGGCAACCTACAGCTTGAAGAGCTTGAGAGAACACTAAAGCTGGCAAAATCGTAG